From the Pseudarthrobacter sp. MM222 genome, one window contains:
- a CDS encoding DEAD/DEAH box helicase — MKRAERQQLSVLIEQVRGWIQTVEEIRQLAAHLPLSGPANLADDDRNLLVRVEEAAASGDPYEADRLTQTTWLTSGKRLRPAHDAAARLAHFRDWYCSIGAPQRLEQLQNELTALGVAERDDLADVLSSLSTTGNKASQMLHEASHLPITRARALGDDERSAGLALIDLLNEHHDESMKLLDPSLCAAGACAKAHGSTHILHEAQIIGRKGGTAERINAAATRVSAQLSLERSRLPQIFKDLATWRAAAQQAEFAAEHMPINPAGVLSESESNAIQALIQTYDTDAGIYNIVAAEMSCSSKLCSQTHEATARLAALHASLTAHGTNHPILSVAERLQAARSAEWERLRGALDDLEDWDRSASLVLRCSAHMPLTRTYALTEGERTAAATIRETVAEHSVEVRQLLHPASCESGHCGGLHRAGSLLNEAYLDLLTSGGGQAVVAAGARIQEQMEDERARLRTALDDLEEWGMAASLALIEAEHLPLTRTGALSEIERTAAARVQDLSEAHSPEARRLLDPSSCDADGCQGAHEAAFLLGQGHAELLASGEGQAVVAACDRVGNLLKEEREEVAVLYQDVLGWPELVQQIHATREDALANSKATVQQLIEDSASIKISRTAMRLLPLHESSEVLVASLSVLRDAALTEKDSEFLTETAALASRVAAVVGDGFNSDWECEAGGKCERAHQVILEAFEAANFVKAQLARLTVNLQDVPTEPNQLLDPSLGLKAYLPANHTIAETFPFELLKGAWAKLPLITNAENAAKEAATEARAAADKVRAGDVADALKAMDLEVLRKAAPQRQLRTAPLEDYELHNVWDVLRFQDDYSLKSLPGLGEATARPIAQASLRLFEAVREETPVRIDVKRKGKATTALLESLARWDNARKFSPTKDEVALAKGLTRLIKKKSSFTPLGVLVIIEGKVHKSPPAASDVLHDALNRLVPPSGTASIWTDFLSRPADYFGMLTELGFMTEDETSMHGDLPEEIVEAVRAKELKRDYLTASLRAYQSFGARFALVQEKVIIGDEMGLGKTVEALAVLAHLRARGQSHFLVVCPAAVVSNWTRETAKHTKLKASRLHGTLWERNHAAKAWAKNGGVAVTTYDLLPWAKEYLSGVDLGGVILDEAHYIKNPRAKRSLAAAEIINSTTYAILMTGTPLENSVAEFRNLISYIRPDLAEQAPEYLAKAFRKHVAPAYLRRNQEDVLTELPEVVEIDEWMGMSHSDELTYGQAVREGQFMLMRRAAMMSEQSMKVSRLLEIAGEAEANGRRIIVFSYFREVLNQVARLLPGQVFGPLTGSLAAADRQKLVDRFSQSGHGAVLVAQITAGGVGLNIQSASVVVICEPQIKPTMESQAIARAHRMGQTDTVQVHRLLTEDSVDERIRDILKDKRQLFDEFARDSFIAKQAPDAVDVSEVELARRVVAAERERLSIVAG; from the coding sequence ATGAAGCGCGCCGAGCGCCAACAATTAAGCGTGCTTATCGAACAAGTGCGGGGCTGGATCCAGACAGTCGAAGAAATCCGGCAACTCGCTGCGCACTTGCCACTTTCAGGCCCAGCCAACTTAGCGGACGATGACCGGAATCTCTTGGTCAGGGTTGAGGAGGCAGCTGCGTCTGGCGATCCCTACGAAGCCGACCGTCTGACACAAACAACCTGGCTCACGAGTGGCAAGAGACTCCGACCCGCGCATGACGCCGCTGCCCGACTTGCTCACTTCCGGGATTGGTACTGTTCGATCGGCGCCCCACAACGTCTCGAGCAACTCCAGAATGAACTGACAGCACTCGGAGTCGCTGAACGCGACGACCTCGCCGACGTTCTGAGCTCCCTAAGCACAACCGGAAACAAGGCGTCACAGATGCTCCATGAGGCCTCTCATCTGCCAATCACCCGAGCCCGGGCCCTCGGAGATGACGAACGTAGTGCTGGCCTAGCACTCATCGACCTTCTTAATGAGCACCACGATGAGTCGATGAAGCTTCTCGATCCGTCCTTGTGCGCGGCAGGCGCCTGCGCTAAGGCCCACGGCTCCACCCACATTCTGCACGAAGCGCAGATCATCGGACGCAAGGGCGGGACTGCAGAGCGGATAAATGCTGCCGCGACCCGCGTGTCAGCTCAACTTTCGCTCGAGCGCTCCCGACTGCCTCAGATCTTTAAAGATTTGGCGACCTGGAGAGCGGCCGCACAGCAGGCCGAGTTCGCCGCGGAGCACATGCCAATCAATCCTGCAGGGGTGCTGTCGGAGTCTGAATCGAACGCCATTCAGGCCCTCATCCAAACCTACGATACAGATGCTGGTATATATAACATTGTTGCAGCGGAGATGAGTTGCAGCAGCAAGTTGTGCTCGCAGACCCACGAAGCAACAGCACGACTGGCAGCTTTGCACGCCTCACTCACCGCGCACGGAACGAATCACCCCATACTTAGCGTGGCCGAACGGCTCCAGGCAGCGCGATCAGCGGAGTGGGAGCGACTTCGCGGGGCGTTGGATGACCTTGAGGATTGGGATCGGTCAGCCTCCCTAGTCTTGCGCTGCTCCGCACATATGCCCCTAACGAGGACATACGCTCTTACCGAAGGAGAGCGAACGGCGGCGGCCACCATTCGAGAAACCGTAGCTGAACACAGCGTTGAGGTACGGCAGCTACTTCACCCCGCCTCGTGTGAATCTGGGCATTGTGGTGGCCTTCACCGAGCCGGCTCGCTCTTGAATGAGGCATATCTGGATTTGCTCACATCGGGCGGCGGGCAGGCAGTTGTGGCGGCCGGTGCCCGCATACAAGAACAGATGGAGGATGAGCGGGCGCGACTGCGCACCGCTTTAGATGACCTTGAAGAGTGGGGGATGGCAGCGTCACTCGCGTTGATCGAGGCCGAACATCTGCCTCTGACACGGACCGGCGCTCTCTCAGAAATCGAGCGCACTGCTGCGGCGAGGGTCCAAGACCTCAGCGAGGCGCATAGCCCGGAAGCTCGGCGCCTCCTCGACCCGAGCTCATGCGATGCGGACGGCTGCCAAGGTGCCCATGAAGCTGCGTTTCTGCTAGGTCAGGGTCATGCGGAGCTGTTGGCATCGGGCGAGGGGCAGGCAGTCGTAGCGGCCTGTGATCGGGTAGGGAATCTGCTTAAGGAGGAGCGAGAGGAGGTCGCAGTTCTCTACCAGGACGTCCTAGGTTGGCCGGAATTGGTGCAACAAATTCACGCCACTCGCGAGGATGCATTGGCCAACTCAAAAGCCACGGTCCAGCAACTGATTGAGGACTCGGCCTCCATTAAGATCAGCCGCACAGCCATGAGGTTGCTCCCACTGCACGAGAGCAGTGAAGTCTTGGTTGCCAGCCTCTCTGTGCTTCGGGACGCCGCGCTCACTGAAAAAGACAGCGAGTTCCTGACTGAAACCGCAGCGCTGGCTAGCCGGGTCGCCGCGGTGGTTGGTGACGGCTTCAACTCCGACTGGGAGTGCGAGGCTGGAGGAAAATGTGAGCGTGCCCACCAAGTTATTCTGGAAGCCTTTGAGGCCGCCAACTTCGTCAAAGCGCAGCTGGCTCGACTGACTGTCAACCTCCAGGACGTGCCGACTGAGCCCAATCAGTTACTCGATCCCTCCCTTGGGCTGAAAGCCTACCTGCCCGCGAATCACACTATCGCCGAGACCTTCCCCTTCGAATTGCTGAAGGGCGCGTGGGCCAAGCTCCCGCTCATTACCAACGCAGAGAACGCCGCGAAAGAGGCAGCGACTGAGGCACGTGCAGCGGCCGACAAAGTCCGCGCTGGAGACGTTGCCGATGCGCTGAAGGCGATGGATCTCGAAGTCCTACGCAAAGCAGCTCCACAGCGGCAGCTTCGGACTGCTCCGTTGGAGGACTACGAGCTGCACAACGTTTGGGACGTTCTGCGCTTTCAAGACGACTATTCACTGAAATCCTTGCCCGGTCTTGGCGAAGCCACTGCGCGGCCTATCGCTCAGGCGTCGTTGCGTCTTTTCGAGGCTGTGCGAGAGGAGACCCCCGTCCGTATCGACGTAAAGCGGAAGGGAAAGGCAACTACCGCGCTACTAGAGTCGCTCGCGCGCTGGGACAACGCACGGAAGTTCAGCCCGACTAAGGACGAAGTGGCGCTGGCAAAAGGTCTAACTCGACTTATCAAGAAGAAGAGTAGCTTTACCCCCCTCGGGGTTCTGGTGATCATTGAAGGGAAAGTTCATAAAAGCCCCCCAGCCGCTTCAGATGTATTGCACGACGCGCTGAATCGCCTCGTGCCTCCCTCCGGCACTGCAAGCATTTGGACCGATTTCCTCTCCCGACCGGCTGATTACTTCGGCATGCTCACCGAACTTGGATTCATGACCGAGGATGAGACGAGCATGCACGGCGATCTCCCGGAAGAGATCGTTGAAGCAGTGCGCGCCAAGGAACTGAAGCGGGACTATCTCACCGCCTCGCTTCGCGCCTATCAGAGCTTCGGTGCACGATTCGCCCTCGTGCAAGAAAAGGTGATCATCGGAGACGAGATGGGGCTGGGTAAGACGGTTGAAGCACTAGCCGTGCTCGCCCACCTCCGTGCGCGCGGCCAATCGCATTTCCTCGTTGTCTGTCCGGCCGCGGTCGTTAGTAACTGGACTCGCGAGACAGCAAAGCACACCAAGTTGAAGGCCTCACGCCTCCACGGCACGCTATGGGAGCGAAACCACGCGGCAAAGGCGTGGGCCAAGAACGGCGGCGTCGCCGTCACCACATATGATCTCCTGCCGTGGGCAAAGGAGTACCTGAGCGGAGTCGATCTGGGGGGAGTCATTCTCGATGAGGCGCACTACATCAAAAATCCCAGGGCTAAGCGCTCGCTCGCAGCGGCCGAGATCATCAACTCCACGACGTACGCAATCTTGATGACTGGCACGCCATTGGAGAACAGTGTCGCCGAGTTCCGCAATCTGATCAGCTATATCCGCCCCGACCTCGCGGAGCAAGCGCCTGAATATCTCGCCAAGGCTTTTCGCAAGCATGTCGCGCCAGCCTACCTACGCCGTAACCAGGAGGATGTGCTCACAGAGCTTCCCGAAGTGGTCGAGATAGACGAGTGGATGGGGATGTCACACTCTGATGAGCTGACTTACGGCCAAGCGGTAAGGGAAGGCCAGTTCATGTTAATGCGACGCGCCGCCATGATGTCGGAACAATCCATGAAGGTCAGCCGACTGCTAGAGATTGCAGGAGAAGCCGAAGCTAATGGACGACGGATTATCGTCTTTTCATACTTCCGAGAAGTCCTGAACCAGGTCGCGCGACTACTACCCGGTCAGGTCTTCGGCCCCCTCACCGGGTCCCTCGCTGCGGCGGATCGCCAGAAGCTCGTTGACCGCTTCTCACAGTCCGGGCACGGCGCCGTCCTCGTTGCGCAGATAACCGCGGGCGGTGTCGGCTTGAACATCCAGTCGGCATCGGTCGTTGTGATCTGCGAGCCGCAGATCAAACCCACGATGGAGTCACAGGCGATTGCGAGAGCTCACCGCATGGGTCAGACCGACACCGTCCAGGTGCACCGTCTGCTTACGGAAGACAGCGTCGACGAGCGCATCCGCGACATTCTGAAAGACAAGAGGCAGCTCTTTGACGAGTTCGCTCGGGACAGTTTTATCGCGAAGCAGGCTCCCGACGCAGTTGACGTATCCGAGGTCGAGCTTGCACGACGTGTGGTGGCAGCAGAGCGCGAAAGACTATCTATTGTGGCAGGGTGA
- a CDS encoding ABC-three component system protein: MIADKTRATGVGDSRNGTGKTAMALIVRYLLGGNKPSKLAKAPELAAHEFFGVFEMLGSNGQPERVTVRRSFKSTKVTVEGWSRVSAEPMSMGEWTTLLARHVFRLPEGLERPTLGQLVGQFVRTDFLPTKVHVTEADWESGCRYAFLFGIDAGIAAEAGEVARLTGQQKALSQAAKNGALADLKLDVAGLRGRLVTARREREDAGLELANFRVEDRYQDHQVRANALSKEIRDLNEQELILQRRLSDLDRALEEESVHGTDRLGRATQAVYSEAGIAFSDVALKRFEDVQAFHASVIRNRRLFLQNERGEITSGLRSVQTTRNNLDEERSSLMILLQESVALDTYLAAQASLTTLDAEIAGIEDRLRMAERFENLGEDREAKAVETRRRMRLEIAEQEPRLDQARALFGDLAAEIYGHGSGKTKRASLDLGVSPRQGNFLVNPEIAADGSAGISSVKTFIMDMVTMCMAQKTGHSLGFLIHDSGLFDPVDSEQIASCLNIGSRLAEEWGFQYVVTMNSDDLRSAILDSGGAFDEEPHLLELRLSDQEDEQKLFGFGFD; this comes from the coding sequence TTGATTGCCGACAAGACGCGGGCGACCGGTGTGGGTGACTCACGTAACGGAACCGGCAAGACCGCAATGGCACTGATCGTGCGGTACCTTCTCGGCGGAAACAAGCCGTCCAAGCTGGCAAAAGCACCGGAACTTGCTGCACACGAGTTCTTCGGTGTTTTTGAGATGCTTGGCTCCAATGGACAGCCTGAACGAGTCACAGTCCGACGGTCGTTTAAGTCGACAAAGGTAACTGTCGAAGGCTGGTCTCGGGTGTCCGCAGAACCAATGAGTATGGGGGAATGGACCACGCTTCTAGCCCGGCATGTTTTTCGGCTCCCCGAGGGGCTGGAGCGACCAACGTTGGGGCAACTCGTAGGACAATTTGTGCGTACAGATTTCCTGCCGACCAAAGTCCATGTCACGGAGGCCGACTGGGAATCGGGCTGCCGCTACGCATTCCTCTTTGGCATAGACGCAGGTATTGCTGCCGAGGCCGGAGAAGTGGCGCGGCTAACGGGGCAACAGAAAGCCCTCAGTCAGGCCGCCAAGAACGGGGCCCTTGCAGACCTCAAGCTTGATGTCGCCGGACTTAGGGGACGGCTTGTTACTGCGCGGCGGGAACGCGAGGATGCCGGTCTGGAACTGGCTAACTTCCGCGTTGAAGATCGCTATCAAGACCACCAGGTCAGGGCAAATGCTTTGAGCAAGGAGATCCGGGACCTCAACGAGCAGGAGCTGATCCTTCAACGAAGGCTCTCTGATCTTGACCGCGCTTTAGAAGAGGAGTCTGTTCACGGGACAGATCGGCTGGGCCGGGCGACACAGGCTGTCTACAGTGAGGCTGGTATTGCGTTTTCCGACGTCGCACTTAAGAGGTTTGAGGACGTTCAAGCATTTCATGCATCGGTAATACGGAACCGCCGGCTGTTTCTTCAAAACGAGCGTGGTGAAATTACCTCGGGCCTCCGCTCGGTTCAGACCACCCGGAATAACCTGGATGAGGAGCGGTCATCCTTGATGATCCTTCTCCAAGAGTCAGTTGCACTTGACACGTATCTAGCTGCCCAAGCCTCACTGACGACGTTGGACGCAGAGATAGCCGGGATCGAGGACCGTCTCAGAATGGCAGAGAGATTCGAGAACCTGGGCGAGGACCGTGAAGCGAAAGCAGTCGAGACCAGGCGGAGGATGCGGCTCGAGATTGCCGAGCAAGAACCTCGGCTTGACCAGGCAAGAGCTCTCTTTGGCGACCTCGCCGCGGAAATATACGGACATGGCAGCGGCAAGACGAAACGCGCCAGTCTCGATCTGGGCGTCTCACCGAGACAGGGAAACTTTCTGGTCAACCCAGAAATCGCAGCAGACGGCAGCGCTGGGATTTCTTCCGTTAAGACCTTCATTATGGACATGGTTACCATGTGCATGGCGCAAAAGACCGGGCACTCGCTCGGATTCCTCATTCACGACAGCGGCCTCTTCGACCCCGTAGATTCGGAGCAAATTGCTAGCTGCCTCAACATCGGTTCGCGGTTGGCCGAGGAGTGGGGATTTCAGTATGTCGTAACCATGAATTCTGATGATCTGAGATCAGCCATCCTTGACTCCGGCGGTGCTTTCGACGAAGAACCCCATTTGTTGGAGTTACGCCTGAGCGACCAGGAAGACGAACAGAAGCTCTTTGGCTTTGGATTCGATTGA
- a CDS encoding ABC-three component system middle component 6, with the protein MILPTKGISPQRALVTVGAQALEVLTLPRSSNSAFEATKQLRLARGFREPLSFDWFSLALALLYSIGAIGLSNDGLLVRTTDADH; encoded by the coding sequence TTGATCCTCCCGACGAAAGGCATCAGCCCTCAGCGTGCGTTAGTCACGGTTGGCGCCCAAGCGCTCGAAGTATTGACGCTGCCGAGATCATCCAACTCTGCATTTGAGGCTACGAAGCAGCTCAGGTTGGCGCGCGGGTTTAGGGAACCCTTGAGCTTTGACTGGTTTTCCCTTGCCCTCGCCTTGCTGTACTCCATAGGGGCGATAGGACTCAGTAACGATGGACTTCTTGTAAGGACGACCGATGCGGATCATTAG
- a CDS encoding ABC-three component system protein, with protein sequence MRRVVSPGRAVRRYADPDIINRGGSVLQSGATSAWRDWYRFCHDDRFAQSQGTVFENYVTDALEVVHGGDFINPVPKGQLGDHGCDGITGDGEVAYACFGYLPNRASEKDLAKKVTSDFTRAKTKWPFFTNWRFVSNVGIGPLAAQAFITINQEHKPGSDRVVKAMAFDRSKFWNELLLPLSVRDLDKLFPGVPHAQNIQLNDLVPLLDTLGQATLGGTEDVPAGAVSPKKMEFNSLSRRVQLEFSHARVHMPAIHQWFAGHSDPTLRDAQGDKFREIYLDACRSGTNSNEVIERLYVSLGGQNFRLDDRLANAVYAVTAFFFDECDIFELPPENWHVEAD encoded by the coding sequence GTGCGTCGCGTCGTTTCTCCAGGCAGAGCTGTGCGCCGGTACGCTGATCCAGACATTATTAACAGAGGAGGCAGCGTGTTGCAGTCAGGGGCTACGTCTGCGTGGAGGGACTGGTACCGCTTCTGTCACGATGACCGCTTCGCTCAGTCGCAGGGCACCGTTTTCGAGAACTACGTGACTGATGCCTTAGAAGTTGTGCATGGCGGCGACTTCATCAACCCGGTGCCCAAGGGCCAGCTCGGTGACCATGGCTGCGATGGCATTACTGGCGACGGTGAAGTTGCGTACGCCTGCTTCGGCTACTTACCCAACCGTGCGTCGGAAAAGGACCTTGCCAAAAAGGTTACGTCCGACTTCACGCGAGCAAAGACAAAGTGGCCGTTCTTTACTAACTGGCGGTTTGTCTCGAACGTCGGGATTGGCCCTCTTGCAGCACAGGCATTCATCACCATCAACCAAGAACACAAGCCAGGTTCTGATCGAGTCGTCAAGGCTATGGCATTTGATCGCTCAAAGTTCTGGAATGAGTTGCTTCTTCCGCTCAGCGTGAGGGATCTGGACAAGCTGTTCCCAGGTGTCCCACACGCTCAGAACATTCAACTCAACGACCTTGTCCCATTACTAGATACGCTGGGACAGGCAACGCTTGGGGGGACAGAGGATGTTCCTGCTGGTGCTGTTTCACCGAAGAAGATGGAGTTCAACAGTCTCTCGCGACGTGTTCAGCTGGAGTTCAGCCATGCTCGAGTGCATATGCCGGCAATCCATCAGTGGTTCGCGGGTCACAGCGATCCCACGCTGCGCGATGCACAGGGCGACAAGTTCCGGGAAATCTATCTTGACGCTTGCCGGAGTGGAACGAACTCAAATGAGGTAATTGAGAGGCTGTACGTCAGTCTGGGTGGGCAGAATTTTCGCCTAGACGACCGCTTGGCTAATGCTGTGTACGCTGTGACGGCCTTCTTCTTTGATGAGTGTGACATCTTTGAACTCCCGCCGGAGAACTGGCACGTGGAGGCAGATTGA